A window of Suncus etruscus isolate mSunEtr1 chromosome 4, mSunEtr1.pri.cur, whole genome shotgun sequence contains these coding sequences:
- the LOC126007279 gene encoding olfactory receptor 2T6-like, whose translation MDEDNMTFSSDFTFTGLFSNNKASAFLFSIICAIFFMAIMANGVMIFLIYIDPHLHTPMYFLLKHLSFIDMMYISTIVPKMLVDYLLGKGTISFVSCTVQYFLYMGFVGAEFFLLGLMAYDRYVAICNPLRYPVLMNQRICWMILASSWFGGALDSFLLTPITMTLPFCASHKINHFFCEAPTMLRLACGDKAAYEMVMYICCVMMLLIPFSVVIASYARVLITVHQMKSAEGKKKAFATCSSHITVVTLFYGAALYTYMLPQSYHTPVKDKVFSAFYTIITPLLNPLIYSLRNRDVTGALKRVLARCTASHQVSSRVDLNSFPVALRIFWVGIVEF comes from the exons ATGGATGAAGATAATATGACATTTTCCAGTGACTTCACCTTTACAGgtctcttcagtaacaataaagCATCAGCCTTCCTTTTCAGCATCATTTGTGCCATTTTCTTTATGGCCATTATGGCCAACGGAGTCATGATCTTCTTGATATACATAGACCCTCACCTCCACACACCTATGTACTTTCTACTTAAGCACCTCTCTTTCATTGACATGATGTACATATCCACCATTGTGCCCAAAATGCTGGTTGATTATTTGTTGGGAAAAGGAACTATATCCTTTGTGTCCTGTACAGTCCAGTACTTTCTCTACATGGGATTTGTGGGTGCTGAGTTTTTCCTCCTTGGACTTATGGCTTATGACCGCTACGTGGCTATATGCAACCCTCTGCGTTACCCTGTGCTCATGAATCAGAGAATTTGTTGGATGATCTTGGCAAGTTCTTGGTTTGGTGGTGCTTTGGACAGCTTCCTTCTCACTCCAATCACTATGACGCTCCCATTCTGTGCTTCCCACAAGATTAATCACTTCTTCTGTGAGGCACCAACCATGCTTAGACTGGCTTGTGGTGACAAAGCTGCTTATGAAATGGTTATGTACATTTGCTGTGTGATGATGTTGCTGATTCCATTTTCTGTGGTTATTGCTTCATATGCTCGGGTTCTCATCACAGTTCATCAGATGAAATCAgcggaaggaaagaagaaagcctTTGCCACATGCTCATCACACATAACTGTAGTGACATTGTTCTATGGTGCTGCTTTGTACACATATATGCTTCCTCAATCCTACCACACTCCAGTCAAAGATAAGGTATTTTCTGCCTTTTACACCATTATCACTCCACTGTTAAACCCTCTTATCTACAGCTTGAGAAACAGAGATGTGACCGGGGCATTGAAAAGGGTTTTGGCAAG ATGCACAGCAA GTCACCAGGTGTCAAGCAGAG